From a single Candidatus Saccharibacteria bacterium genomic region:
- a CDS encoding PcfJ domain-containing protein, which translates to MTSILPSIEALTPEQLAFLGSVEKLTDEVVGTLAERDQLVEYTAQRNMTYVGEFLGSDNNGETKGERRRLLAHKIAQYFIESVLDGSQANEDVADSSTIADSIIEGLLAYVSNPAATSKSIAKKRASVVEWFKVPLTELSSETLGCIAPATAPKAAKNNGGIGKLIARHNAVTEQRIAEARRNAANAEGAEPSLIHESDSFSLVELTTKEHLAQESVVTGHCIGTSTSYSKALEVGKARFFSIRVNQADASSQHYSIEYVVASHSIKQIKTSDNKAVVVGGQNWEEVFAGLGVLMSKLARDEKPPKVLDIKLPENTLLTRQGQLVELEKLANLDASDVLFGSLSFSDEYDLSSRPSNLADIINNSNVDVNYFGNSNELLALILEGVRTINGYANFARLNSAEGLTNLAHIGGDANFDRLTSAEGLTNLAHIGGDAYFDRLTSAEGLTNLAHIGSYANFDRLTSAEGLTNLAHIGGYANFARLTSAEGLTNLAHIGGYANFARLTSAEGLTNLAHIGGDAYFDRLTSAEGLTNLAHIGGDAYFDRLTSAEGLTNLAHIGGYANFARLTSAEVLNRSLDSNKVFLASR; encoded by the coding sequence ATGACATCCATATTGCCATCAATCGAAGCTTTGACCCCTGAGCAGTTAGCATTCCTAGGTTCGGTTGAAAAACTTACAGATGAAGTAGTTGGGACACTGGCTGAGCGCGACCAACTCGTAGAGTACACTGCGCAGCGCAATATGACATATGTTGGTGAGTTCCTAGGCTCAGATAATAACGGAGAAACAAAAGGTGAGCGTAGAAGGCTGCTAGCTCATAAAATTGCGCAGTACTTTATCGAATCAGTCCTTGACGGTAGTCAGGCAAATGAGGATGTAGCCGATTCTTCAACTATAGCCGACTCCATAATCGAAGGGCTACTAGCCTATGTAAGCAATCCTGCTGCCACCAGCAAGAGCATCGCCAAAAAACGAGCAAGCGTAGTTGAGTGGTTCAAAGTTCCTTTGACTGAGCTGAGTTCTGAAACTTTAGGTTGCATCGCCCCAGCCACTGCTCCGAAAGCAGCCAAAAATAACGGTGGCATAGGCAAGCTTATAGCACGCCACAATGCGGTAACCGAGCAAAGGATTGCCGAAGCTAGGCGCAATGCCGCCAACGCCGAAGGTGCCGAACCTAGCTTAATCCACGAAAGTGACTCATTCAGTCTTGTAGAGCTTACTACTAAAGAACATTTAGCCCAAGAGTCGGTTGTAACCGGTCACTGTATCGGTACGTCTACCTCCTACTCTAAAGCTCTTGAAGTTGGCAAAGCAAGGTTCTTCTCGATACGAGTAAATCAGGCTGATGCTTCTAGTCAGCACTATTCTATCGAATATGTCGTTGCAAGCCACAGCATAAAGCAGATCAAGACTAGCGACAATAAAGCTGTGGTTGTTGGTGGCCAAAATTGGGAGGAGGTTTTTGCTGGTCTGGGGGTACTAATGAGCAAGCTTGCGAGAGATGAAAAGCCTCCTAAAGTGCTGGATATTAAACTACCAGAAAACACGTTACTCACGCGGCAGGGTCAGCTGGTCGAACTGGAAAAGCTAGCAAATCTCGATGCGTCAGACGTATTGTTTGGCAGCCTTAGTTTCAGTGACGAATACGATCTATCTAGTCGGCCAAGTAATTTAGCAGACATAATCAATAATTCAAATGTAGATGTTAATTACTTTGGTAATAGTAACGAGCTTCTTGCTCTAATACTTGAAGGAGTTAGAACGATAAACGGCTATGCCAACTTCGCTAGGCTCAACTCAGCCGAAGGTCTAACTAACCTAGCTCACATCGGCGGCGATGCCAACTTCGATAGGCTCACCTCAGCCGAAGGTCTAACTAACCTAGCTCACATCGGCGGCGATGCCTACTTCGATAGGCTCACCTCAGCCGAAGGTCTAACAAACCTAGCTCACATCGGCAGCTATGCCAACTTCGATAGGCTCACCTCAGCCGAAGGTCTAACTAACCTAGCTCATATCGGCGGCTATGCCAACTTCGCTAGGCTCACCTCAGCCGAAGGTCTAACTAACCTAGCTCACATCGGCGGCTATGCCAACTTCGCTAGGCTCACCTCAGCCGAAGGTCTAACTAACCTAGCTCACATCGGCGGCGATGCCTACTTCGATAGGCTCACCTCAGCCGAAGGTCTAACTAACCTAGCTCACATCGGCGGCGATGCCTACTTCGATAGGCTCACCTCAGCCGAAGGTCTAACTAACCTAGCTCACATCGGCGGCTATGCCAACTTCGCTAGGCTCACCTCAGCCGAAGTCTTAAATAGGTCACTTGATTCAAACAAGGTATTTTTAGCGTCTCGTTAA
- a CDS encoding LCP family protein has protein sequence MDNFRPKKRPGRVASGSIDGFSSANRQPTKRFNRSYLKDRSSSDPSFDRTEGFLTNNQKQNASSFDENIPLENFKEPRPKKRLFRRNKKEQLVKRKRRFTLKRAMVSFLVLILLAGGGLGYVYFKVKNVFRGNAEGAVALQKNPDPARLKGEGDGRVNVLILGKGGPTQEDGPDLTDTILLASIDPVQNEAAILSLPRDLWVKDNGSATKINAVYAFAKERALNNNPKDKEAAEQAGTEAISNRVEAVLGVPIHYHVMVDFTAFQKAIDTVGGITIDVKQAVSEQMLLNGKPYFLNVGTGQQQFNGLRALGYARCRHCDARSDFGRSERQREILIALKDKILSSGTYSNPYKLQQLLATFSGNVRTDIGTDEIGRMYEIAKQISSDKIASVSLVDEPNVLLTTGIVGDQSVVYPKAGTFDYSQIQSYVRNNALKDAYLKNENAKILILNGTTTVGLASKTATELKSYGYNVLSVGNAPTQDYVNNFVIDRTNGAMKYTLSYLERRMQVVGRTDLTDPNINPLDADFVIIIGKNEANRQAN, from the coding sequence ATGGATAATTTCAGACCAAAAAAACGGCCTGGTCGCGTAGCTTCTGGGTCAATTGACGGCTTTAGTTCTGCAAATCGTCAGCCGACGAAGCGTTTTAATCGCAGCTACCTTAAGGATCGTTCTAGTTCTGATCCTTCGTTTGATCGTACGGAGGGCTTTTTAACCAATAATCAGAAGCAAAATGCCTCCAGCTTCGATGAAAACATTCCGCTAGAAAATTTTAAAGAGCCGCGTCCTAAAAAGCGGCTTTTTCGTCGCAACAAAAAAGAACAACTGGTCAAAAGAAAACGGCGATTTACTTTAAAGCGGGCAATGGTCAGTTTTTTGGTATTAATACTTCTAGCAGGTGGCGGCTTAGGCTATGTTTATTTCAAAGTGAAAAATGTTTTTCGTGGTAATGCAGAAGGTGCTGTAGCCCTTCAGAAAAATCCCGACCCTGCAAGGCTTAAGGGCGAGGGCGATGGCCGCGTAAATGTTTTGATTCTAGGCAAAGGAGGGCCGACGCAAGAGGATGGCCCCGATCTGACAGACACGATTCTGTTGGCCAGTATTGACCCTGTCCAGAATGAAGCAGCTATTTTGAGTCTTCCTCGCGATCTTTGGGTTAAAGACAACGGTTCCGCGACCAAAATTAATGCAGTATACGCCTTCGCTAAAGAACGGGCACTAAATAATAATCCTAAAGATAAAGAGGCAGCCGAGCAAGCCGGAACTGAGGCTATTTCTAATCGTGTCGAAGCGGTACTTGGAGTGCCGATTCATTACCATGTTATGGTAGATTTTACTGCTTTCCAAAAAGCTATAGACACCGTTGGCGGCATAACAATTGACGTTAAGCAGGCTGTCAGCGAACAGATGCTACTAAACGGCAAACCTTATTTTCTGAACGTCGGTACCGGGCAGCAACAGTTTAACGGTTTGCGTGCGCTTGGATATGCTCGTTGTCGCCATTGCGATGCTCGCTCTGATTTTGGTCGTTCGGAGCGTCAGCGCGAGATTCTAATCGCCCTAAAAGATAAAATATTAAGCAGCGGGACCTACTCAAACCCTTATAAGCTGCAACAATTGCTGGCAACATTCAGCGGTAATGTGCGTACCGATATAGGTACTGACGAGATAGGCCGGATGTATGAAATTGCTAAACAGATTAGCTCAGACAAGATCGCATCAGTCAGTTTAGTTGACGAACCAAACGTCCTGCTAACAACGGGCATAGTAGGCGACCAATCCGTTGTCTATCCTAAAGCCGGGACCTTTGATTACAGTCAAATTCAAAGTTATGTCCGAAACAATGCTCTCAAAGATGCATACCTAAAGAATGAAAACGCTAAAATACTCATTTTAAATGGTACGACAACAGTCGGCTTGGCGAGTAAAACGGCTACAGAATTAAAATCTTACGGCTACAATGTGCTTAGTGTTGGCAATGCGCCAACCCAGGATTATGTCAATAACTTTGTCATCGACCGTACAAACGGCGCTATGAAGTATACTCTAAGCTACTTGGAAAGACGTATGCAGGTAGTGGGTCGGACAGACCTGACTGATCCAAACATTAACCCTCTGGATGCAGATTTTGTTATAATAATCGGTAAGAA
- the lepB gene encoding signal peptidase I — protein sequence MDQQNIHSTPQMTPVVNGQTQPPASNKTSREGKKNIISTVLALVLAPLLAVFLTSYVFHSYEVFGPSMQPTLEQGDRLIVLKAPRTWAKITGKQFMPKRGQIVVFDKPDLLIGGEHGKQLIKRVIGLPGDRVVVAGGKITVYNNDHPEGYDVDKDTDYGDKIPETEGNDDRIIPEGEVYVSGDNRQNSLDSRSFGSIKTSYIVGTAEYRLFPFSKHRSF from the coding sequence ATGGATCAGCAAAACATACACAGTACGCCACAGATGACACCAGTTGTTAATGGTCAAACGCAGCCACCTGCTAGTAACAAAACTAGCCGCGAGGGTAAGAAAAATATTATTTCGACGGTTCTGGCACTTGTACTGGCACCGCTCTTGGCCGTTTTCTTAACATCTTACGTTTTTCATTCCTATGAAGTTTTTGGCCCAAGCATGCAACCAACACTTGAACAAGGTGATCGATTAATAGTACTAAAAGCTCCCCGTACGTGGGCTAAGATTACCGGTAAGCAGTTTATGCCGAAGCGCGGCCAAATTGTAGTTTTTGACAAACCCGACCTGCTTATTGGTGGAGAGCACGGTAAACAATTAATCAAGAGAGTGATTGGTTTGCCAGGCGATCGAGTTGTTGTCGCTGGTGGTAAGATTACTGTTTATAACAACGATCACCCAGAGGGTTATGACGTAGATAAAGACACTGATTACGGAGATAAAATTCCAGAAACTGAAGGTAATGACGACCGTATAATACCTGAGGGCGAAGTCTATGTAAGTGGAGATAATCGCCAAAACTCGCTAGATTCACGCTCGTTTGGTTCAATCAAAACCAGCTACATCGTTGGGACCGCCGAGTATCGCCTTTTTCCTTTCAGCAAGCACCGTAGCTTCTAG